One part of the Prunus persica cultivar Lovell chromosome G5, Prunus_persica_NCBIv2, whole genome shotgun sequence genome encodes these proteins:
- the LOC18776786 gene encoding E3 ubiquitin-protein ligase RGLG2, which translates to MGGIISKRATSRQASFGSGSHSWSQQSYPEVPYAQPYVPPSQDYGQQQHFAPPPQSHGSAWPGSKKRLERKYSKIDDDYNSLEQVTDALARAGLESSNLIVGIDFTKSNEWTGARSFHRKSLHHIGEEQNPYEQAISIIGKTLSSFDEDNLIPCFGFGDASTHDQEVFSFYPDEGSFCNGFEEVLRRYRELVPQLRLAGPTSFAPIIEMAITIVEQSGGQYHVLVIIADGQVTRSVDTERGQLSPQERKTVEAIVKASEYPLSIILVGVGDGPWDMMKEFDDNIPARAFDNFQFVNFTEIMTKNMDRSRKEAEFALAALMEIPSQYKATLELNILGSTRGKAVDRVPLPPPHYGSASFSMPKPSQSSNFRPSAPSRQRDEFVSTARPASSASDNHVCPICLTDPKNMAFGCGHQTCCDCGQDLQLCPICRSTIETRIKLY; encoded by the exons ATGGGTGGGATAATTTCGAAACGTGCTACTTCGAGACAGGCTTCTTTTGGGTCTGGATCGCATTCTTGGAGTCAACAAAGTTATCCAGAGGTACCATATGCACAACCATATGTACCACCAAGCCAAGACTATGGGCAACAGCAGCATTTTGCACCACCACCTCAAAGCCACGGTAGTGCTTGGCCAGGGTCGAAAAAGAGGTTGGAAAGGAAGTATTCAAAAATAGATGATGATTACAACAGCCTGGAGCAG GTCACAGATGCATTGGCACGTGCTGGTTTGGAGTCATCCAATCTTATTGTGGGCATTGATTTCACAAAGAGCAACGAGTGGACAG GTGCAAGGTCATTTCATCGGAAAAGCTTGCATCACATTGGAGAAGAGCAAAATCCCTATGAACAGGCAATATCAATTATAGGGAAAACATTGTCTTCCTTTGATGAAGATAACTTGATTCCCTGTTTTGGATTTGGAGATG CATCAACCCATGACCAAGAAGTTTTCAGTTTCTACCCAGATGAGGGATCTTTTTGCAATGGATTTGAAGAAGTATTAAGACGATATAGAGAATTAGTCCCTCAGCTACGACTTGCCG GGCCCACATCATTTGCCCCTATTATTGAAATGGCCATTACTATTGTTGAGCAAAGTGGTGGTCAGTACCATGTGTTGGTGATAATAGCTGATGGACAG GTGACCAGGAGTGTTGATACAGAGCGCGGCCAGTTAAGCCCACAGGAAAGGAAAACTGTTGAAGCAATTGTGAAAGCAAG TGAGTATCCCTTATCAATTATACTAGTTGGAGTTGGAGATGGGCCGTGGGATATGATGAAGGAATTTGATGATAACATCCCCGCTCGGGCCTTCGATAACTTTCAG TTTGTGAATTTTACAGAAATTATGACAAAGAATATGGATCGTTCGAGAAAAGAAGCAGAATTTGCTCTTGCAGCATTGATGGAAATACCCTCCCAGTATAAAGCAACCCTCGAGCTTAATATATTAGG TTCTACAAGAGGGAAGGCTGTAGATAGGGTACCTCTTCCCCCGCCTCATTATGGTTCGGCTTCTTTTAGCATGCCAAAACCGTCACAATCAAGTAATTTTCGTCCAAGTGCACCATCCAGGCAACGTGATGAGTTTGTTAGCACAGCACGTCCTGCAAGTTCAGCTTCTGATAATCAT GTCTGTCCCATTTGCCTAACCGATCCGAAGAATATGGCATTTGGTTGTGGACATCAG ACATGCTGTGACTGTGGACAAGATCTTCAATTATGCCCCATTTGCAGAAGCACCATTGAAACCCGAATAAAGCTCTATTAA
- the LOC18777563 gene encoding uncharacterized protein LOC18777563, giving the protein MASVSELAYQRLRNEGVFDEEPEQNRAVIFKKTSGGLSKIRKLTTSRRRPRVRVLGLRRFLRRRARLFTRIKVSWSKALKRLKNGQAHMNDLFGGNYLFMQANPLPFKCGERPYNLGHGGGLHGSLPSRYSVGRMV; this is encoded by the coding sequence ATGGCTTCAGTCTCAGAACTTGCTTACCAAAGGCTGAGAAACGAAGGTGTCTTTGATGAAGAACCAGAGCAAAACAGAGCAGTTATATTCAAGAAGACAAGTGGTGGGTTGTCCAAGATCAGAAAGCTAACAACTAGTAGGAGGAGGCCAAGGGTTCGGGTTTTGGGCTTGAGGAGGTTTCTGAGGAGAAGAGCTAGGCTTTTCACAAGGATCAAAGTTTCATGGAGCAAAGCTTTGAAGAGGTTGAAGAATGGGCAGGCTCACATGAACGACTTGTTTGGTGGAAACTATTTGTTCATGCAGGCCAACCCTCTTCCTTTCAAGTGTGGTGAGAGGCCTTATAATTTAGGTCATGGTGGCGGCCTTCACGGCAGTTTGCCCTCAAGGTATTCTGTTGGAAGAATGGTTTGA
- the LOC18775825 gene encoding putative pentatricopeptide repeat-containing protein At5g37570, with protein sequence MRPTTVTKSHPNNKADGAASLLKACTSLRHLKQIHAHIVRSILHRNASLASTLISLYASLSSSPRNTHLVFTSFANPNLSLFNHAIRAFSKTSSLCAEARSLYSQMVCLGIRPDNYTYPFVLNSCAALNDLCAGIEVHGRVVKMGFGFCVPVSNALIDMYGKCGKLVRARMVFDEMSERDVVSYNALLGAHARGGVDMEDASVLFEGMLGKNVISWNAMIVGYVNSGGLVSARAVFDRMPERNVVSWTTMLVGYTKSGLIDQARGLFDEMPERSLICWTALISGYSQNGRPSEALSLFWRMEKAPVKPDAFTMTAVISALAQLGRADLANWIGSYVDREGIEQNEQVLTALVDMHAKCGNMEEACGIFEKIPRKDVFSYSALITGLASHGHGVKALEIFQRMLAENIEPDGITFVGVFTACCHAGLVEDGMKYWESMVKDYNIEPDADHYTCVVDMLGRAGKLNEAHNLVKRMPMGPQPGALGALLAACRTYGNVEIAESVAEKLFVLEPGNTGNYMLLSSIYASTEHWDEARKVREAMNERSATKLPGCSWVEISKGHATQMKNQM encoded by the coding sequence ATGAGACCGACAACGGTCACCAAAAGCCATCCGAACAACAAAGCAGATGGAGCTGCCTCTCTGCTAAAAGCTTGCACATCGCTTCGCCACCTTAAGCAAATCCACGCCCATATCGTCCGGTCCATTCTCCATCGAAACGCCTCCTTAGCCTCCACTCTTATCTCTCTCTatgcctctctctcctcttcgcCTCGAAATACCCACCTCGTCTTTACCTCTTTTGCGAAcccaaatctctctctcttcaaccaCGCCATTAGAGCTTTCTCTAAGACTTCGTCGCTCTGTGCCGAAGCGAGAAGTTTGTATTCTCAGATGGTTTGCCTTGGAATAAGACCCGATAACTATACGTACCCTTTTGTGCTTAACTCGTGTGCCGCGTTAAATGATCTTTGTGCTGGGATTGAGGTCCATGGACGCGTTGTTAAAATGGGTTTTGGCTTTTGTGTTCCGGTTTCAAATGCATTGATTGATATGTATGGAAAATGTGGGAAATTGGTGAGGGCTCGGATGGTGTTCGATGAAATGTCTGAGAGAGATGTTGTTTCTTACAATGCCCTTTTAGGGGCTCATGCGAGAGGTGGGGTGGATATGGAGGATGCCTCGGTTTTGTTTGAGGGAATGCTGGGAAAAAATGTTATATCTTGGAACGCGATGATTGTGGGTTATGTAAATAGTGGGGGTCTGGTTTCAGCGAGGGCTGTGTTTGATAGGATGCCCGAGAGGAATGTTGTTTCTTGGACTACAATGTTGGTGGGGTATACTAAAAGTGGGCTTATTGATCAAGCAAGGGGCCTCTTTGATGAAATGCCTGAACGAAGTTTGATTTGTTGGACGGCCCTGATTTCAGGGTATTCACAAAATGGGAGACCAAGCGAAGCGCTTTCACTTTTCTGGAGAATGGAAAAGGCACCGGTAAAGCCAGATGCTTTCACCATGACAGCTGTGATTTCTGCATTGGCACAATTGGGCCGTGCAGATCTGGCAAATTGGATTGGGTCATATGTGGATCGAGAAGGTATAGAACAGAATGAACAAGTGCTCACTGCACTAGTTGACATGCATGCCAAGTGTGGGAATATGGAAGAGGCATGTGGTATATTTGAGAAAATCCCCCGGAAGGATGTTTTCTCTTATAGTGCATTAATCACAGGCCTTGCTTCTCATGGTCATGGGGTTAAAGCGCTTGAGATCTTCCAGAGAATGCTAGCAGAAAATATTGAACCCGATGGCATCACATTTGTTGGGGTATTCACTGCCTGCTGCCATGCAGGACTCGTTGAAGATGGAATGAAGTACTGGGAAAGCATGGTTAAAGATTACAATATTGAGCCTGATGCTGATCACTACACATGTGTGGTCGATATGCTGGGACGTGCTGGGAAACTCAATGAAGCCCACAATTTGGTAAAGAGAATGCCTATGGGACCACAGCCTGGAGCATTAGGAGCTCTGCTTGCTGCATGTAGAACTTATGGAAATGTTGAGATTGCAGAAAGTGTTGCCGAGAAACTCTTCGTGTTAGAACCTGGGAATACTGGAAATTATATGCTACTTTCAAGTATCTATGCTTCGACAGAACATTGGGATGAAGCCAGAAAGGTGCGGGAAGCAATGAATGAGAGAAGTGCAACTAAGCTTCCTGGGTGCAGTTGGGTTGAAATTAGCAAAGGTCATGCAACACAAATGAAGAACCAAATGTAA
- the LOC18776922 gene encoding aldehyde oxidase GLOX — MAQHNHFLIAIKSMITALFFTLHCIGFSGAVGRFSAVGRKGQWQLLLNNTGVVAMHMALTHDNTVVIFDQTEAGPSVYRLRRRHNGNRCTESHDDLADSSCYAHSVEYDISSNKVRPLRLYTDTWCSSGSFLSNGTLLQTGGYGSGTRRIRYFKPCGDGQCDWRQSERSLADDRWYASNQLLPEHDRIIVVGGRRTFTYEFVPKMSSNEGSHDLSFLHQTYDRSEGGNNLYPFLHLSSDGNLFIFANRDSILFNYRSNIVIKTFPRIPGDGSRNYPGSGSSVILPLDHTNNFERMEVMVCGGAASGAHRAAGQNRFLKGLSSCGRMVITGNRHKWNMENMPGSRLLSDMLILPTGNVLIINGAKRGSGGWNNARNASLQPYLYNPNHKLGKRFSVLKSTKIARMYHSSAILLPDGRVLVGGGNPHECYTFSNVAYPTELRLQAFAPHYMGRQYHTYRPINLTINYGHGDLSGVRYGVDFNVSFWLGRKPSKVVEFNAYAPPFTTHSISMNQRLLKLRCKKVVRAEGGLVHAVLEAPPSPNVAPSGYYMLTVVNGGIPSISQWVRFLHQ; from the coding sequence ATGGCGCAGCACAATCACTTTCTCATTGCAATCAAATCCATGATCACTGCTTTGTTCTTCACATTGCATTGTATTGGGTTTAGTGGTGCAGTCGGGAGGTTCTCTGCTGTAGGCCGGAAAGGGCAATGGCAGCTGCTGCTAAACAACACAGGCGTAGTGGCTATGCATATGGCATTGACACATGACAACACTGTCGTTATATTTGATCAAACAGAAGCTGGCCCCTCTGTGTACAGGCTTCGAAGGCGCCACAATGGAAACAGATGCACAGAGAGCCATGACGATTTAGCAGACTCATCCTGCTATGCTCACTCCGTGGAGTATGACATTTCAAGCAACAAAGTTAGACCTCTGAGGCTTTACACTGATACCTGGTGCTCCTCAGGCTCTTTCTTGAGCAACGGGACACTTCTACAAACGGGTGGATATGGAAGTGGCACTCGAAGAATTCGATACTTCAAGCCTTGTGGGGATGGCCAGTGTGATTGGAGGCAATCGGAGAGATCACTGGCTGATGATCGTTGGTACGCTTCCAATCAATTGCTCCCAGAACATGATAGGATCATTGTGGTTGGTGGAAGAAGGACCTTTACTTATGAATTTGTACCAAAAATGTCTTCCAATGAAGGCTCTCATGACCTATCATTCTTGCACCAAACTTATGACAGAAGTGAAGGAGGGAACAACCTCTATCCCTTCCTTCACCTCTCTTCGGATGGAAATTTGTTCATCTTTGCCAACCGGGACTCCATTCTCTTCAATTACAGAAGTAACATAGTGATCAAGACCTTCCCTCGAATACCCGGTGATGGCTCTAGGAACTATCCAGGCTCTGGCTCATCAGTGATCCTCCCATTAGACCACACAAACAATTTCGAAAGAATGGAAGTCATGGTGTGTGGTGGTGCTGCCTCTGGAGCCCACAGAGCAGCAGGACAAAACAGATTCTTGAAAGGCCTAAGCTCCTGTGGAAGAATGGTGATCACAGGCAACAGACACAAGTGGAACATGGAGAACATGCCGGGCTCTCGTCTTCTCAGCGACATGCTGATCCTCCCAACTGGGAATGTTTTGATCATCAATGGTGCCAAAAGAGGCTCTGGAGGATGGAACAATGCAAGAAATGCTTCCCTCCAGCCTTATCTCTACAACCCAAATCACAAATTAGGCAAAAGATTCTCTGTCCTCAAGTCCACAAAAATTGCTAGAATGTATCACTCCTCAGCCATTCTTTTACCTGATGGGAGGGTCTTGGTTGGTGGGGGCAACCCTCATGAATGCTACACTTTCAGCAATGTGGCCTACCCAACTGAGCTTAGGCTCCAAGCATTTGCCCCACACTACATGGGAAGGCAATACCATACATATAGACCAATAAATTTGACCATAAACTATGGCCATGGTGATCTCTCTGGTGTAAGGTATGGGGTAGATTTTAatgtgagcttttggttgggGAGGAAGCCAAGCAAAGTGGTGGAGTTTAATGCTTATGCACCACCATTCACAACACACTCCATATCCATGAACCAGAGGTTGCTGAAATTGAGGTGCAAGAAAGTGGTGAGAGCTGAAGGTGGATTGGTGCATGCAGTTTTGGAGGCTCCCCCATCTCCTAATGTTGCTCCCTCTGGTTATTATATGCTCACTGTTGTGAATGGTGGAATTCCTAGCATATCTCAGTGGGTTAGGTTCCTACATCAGTGA